A genome region from Halomarina litorea includes the following:
- a CDS encoding BrxA family protein, with protein sequence MTYASDGSDSPLSSLSRRLSSGDVNMDLTMCGLLVERAEELAQLYAKHGNWNDVKEVWFDERLSNRSTRGSSQKIYRVLTSRFKNASTALPNPSALPSVFDECRTSQDKAQILYLYLVSDDSLVRYVVHEYVGRLSNGVTEPLDFSNDTLSQILAQLEYSDGTEFDYADSTTERWCEGFRSVMREIGVLEGQQSTVGEPPSVGDVPLLVSMDYSFGVDDEEWVTAPRGLLYLFQPESRWEELFDRAASTDAWEYFELHGELDLRPTDEPYSWVQDGGTA encoded by the coding sequence ATGACCTATGCATCCGACGGGAGTGACTCTCCTCTTTCGTCGCTGTCTCGCCGGCTTTCTTCAGGGGACGTAAATATGGATTTGACCATGTGCGGCCTGCTTGTTGAGCGAGCCGAGGAACTTGCTCAACTCTACGCCAAACATGGCAACTGGAACGACGTCAAGGAGGTTTGGTTCGATGAACGGTTATCCAACAGAAGTACGAGGGGAAGCTCACAGAAGATCTATCGGGTACTTACCTCGCGATTCAAAAACGCATCTACTGCCCTCCCGAATCCGAGTGCGCTTCCGTCGGTCTTCGACGAATGCAGGACATCACAGGATAAGGCGCAGATTCTCTACCTCTACCTCGTCTCTGACGATTCGTTGGTTCGGTATGTCGTCCACGAATACGTCGGCCGTCTTTCGAATGGCGTGACAGAGCCACTCGATTTTTCGAACGACACGCTCAGTCAGATCCTTGCTCAGCTTGAGTACTCGGATGGAACAGAGTTCGACTATGCAGATTCGACCACAGAACGATGGTGCGAAGGCTTCCGATCCGTGATGCGCGAAATCGGGGTACTCGAAGGACAACAGTCTACTGTCGGCGAACCGCCGTCTGTGGGTGATGTCCCGCTACTCGTCTCAATGGACTATTCATTTGGCGTTGATGACGAGGAGTGGGTCACTGCACCCCGCGGGCTTCTCTATCTGTTCCAGCCCGAGAGTCGCTGGGAAGAGCTGTTCGACCGAGCCGCCAGCACCGATGCGTGGGAATACTTCGAACTTCACGGAGAGCTTGACCTGCGGCCCACAGATGAGCCCTATTCTTGGGTGCAAGACGGGGGTACTGCCTGA
- a CDS encoding BREX protein BrxB domain-containing protein, with amino-acid sequence MTASPYRAFKEKLCTFAQGQAGIRNPFVIAAVDPAVEHRTADRLSSWAVGAGEPPAIDEPVTIQPIWLDELLPQTKVYNLCVALGGETSPNRIEDTMQDRLAEELVEEMVSSQIDAADLERQSHIVLLLNLGSLYPFTRASELFDELDRRNVRSTIGIPYPGDDVGGKLSFFDGDSRHYYPAHQIPGPIQEVHLQQ; translated from the coding sequence ATGACAGCGTCGCCCTATCGAGCCTTCAAAGAAAAGCTCTGTACGTTCGCCCAAGGACAAGCGGGTATTCGAAATCCGTTCGTCATCGCAGCTGTGGATCCTGCTGTTGAACATCGAACTGCCGACCGACTCAGTTCCTGGGCGGTGGGCGCCGGTGAACCACCAGCGATCGACGAGCCGGTTACCATCCAGCCGATTTGGCTCGACGAACTACTCCCACAGACCAAAGTGTACAACCTGTGTGTGGCTCTCGGTGGCGAGACGAGCCCAAACCGTATCGAGGACACCATGCAAGATCGTCTCGCCGAAGAGCTCGTCGAGGAGATGGTCTCCTCGCAGATCGACGCTGCAGACCTAGAGAGACAGAGTCACATCGTCCTCCTGCTCAACCTCGGAAGCCTCTACCCGTTTACACGTGCCTCTGAACTCTTCGACGAACTTGACCGCAGGAACGTCAGATCGACTATCGGGATTCCGTACCCTGGAGACGACGTTGGCGGGAAGTTGAGCTTCTTTGACGGAGACTCACGACACTACTATCCAGCGCACCAGATTCCTGGTCCGATTCAAGAGGTGCATCTCCAACAATGA